The proteins below come from a single Pirellulales bacterium genomic window:
- a CDS encoding rhodanese-like domain-containing protein — protein MFRSFGLILLAAALAFSARTALAEPAHTKDALDKVKHAVDDKQAVLLDVREQKEWDAGHVRGAVLVPVGDLAKKSKDPAFLTELEKKVPKDKTIYCHCARGGRALVAAEALEKLGYKDVRPLKPGYKDLIEAGFPKAETK, from the coding sequence ATGTTCCGAAGCTTCGGACTCATCTTGCTAGCTGCGGCGCTCGCGTTCTCTGCGCGTACGGCTCTCGCCGAGCCTGCGCACACCAAGGATGCCCTCGACAAGGTCAAGCACGCCGTCGACGACAAGCAGGCGGTGTTGCTCGACGTGCGCGAGCAAAAGGAATGGGACGCCGGTCACGTCCGCGGCGCGGTGCTGGTGCCGGTGGGGGACCTGGCCAAGAAATCGAAAGATCCGGCCTTTCTCACCGAGTTGGAAAAGAAAGTGCCGAAGGACAAGACCATTTATTGTCATTGCGCGCGCGGCGGCCGGGCCCTGGTCGCGGCCGAGGCGCTCGAGAAGCTGGGTTACAAGGACGTCCGCCCGCTCAAGCCCGGCTACAAGGACTTGATCGAAGCCGGTTTTCCGAAAGCAGAAACCAAGTAG
- a CDS encoding helix-hairpin-helix domain-containing protein, with translation MAKQTAAKATAKKKVVKKKPASESSKPRKSTLGNVSEPMCDLTLNPAKRAQADKMTASVKDTLPAGLSQPALRALARAGYTSVAQLARVDDAELLKMHGFGPKGIKTIRAALGSNA, from the coding sequence ATGGCGAAGCAAACTGCGGCCAAGGCGACTGCGAAGAAGAAAGTCGTCAAGAAAAAGCCTGCTTCCGAATCGAGCAAGCCCCGCAAGAGCACATTAGGCAATGTGAGCGAGCCGATGTGCGACCTCACGCTCAATCCCGCAAAGCGCGCGCAGGCGGACAAAATGACGGCGTCGGTCAAAGATACGTTGCCGGCCGGCCTGTCGCAGCCGGCGCTGCGCGCCTTGGCCCGGGCCGGTTACACATCGGTCGCCCAACTGGCGCGGGTTGACGATGCCGAGCTCTTGAAGATGCACGGCTTTGGCCCGAAAGGTATCAAGACAATCCGCGCGGCCCTGGGGAGTAATGCGTGA
- a CDS encoding KOW motif-containing protein, whose protein sequence is MSRASDDISVGQRIRIIDGIFVGFEAIVESVDQATGEIGAGIHIFGKVTPVQLKRDEIEPKA, encoded by the coding sequence ATGAGCCGTGCTTCCGACGATATTTCTGTTGGCCAACGCATTAGGATTATTGACGGAATCTTTGTGGGCTTTGAAGCGATCGTCGAGTCCGTCGATCAAGCCACAGGCGAGATCGGGGCGGGAATTCACATCTTCGGAAAGGTGACACCGGTACAGCTCAAACGAGACGAAATTGAACCGAAAGCGTGA